The genomic segment CAAAATTGCTAACTTCGAAAGCAACAGTTCAATGAAGTCGTAGTTCAAACAACTTGTTatcaaaataatgttaaataaagTTAACCTTTTTTCGTATACCATTGAAATATCCGTTTGAAAATCAAACCCATACACGATTATGCTGACTATCTTagcaaaaatataataaaaagacattctaaattattttctaactGGTTTTGTTTCATCTGATAAATactaaatgtatattttaacgACATGAAATATGTTTACTTTCCatttaatataatgaataaattattatttgttatgagtttaaaaaatattaatatgacaTACAAAGGTAATCATagaaagaattttaattaattcagtttgtttatagagatatttatttttatgtttaaaatttaatttagatatTTAGATATTTACATTTGTTCCAAACTTTATATGAGacttcattatatttaaattttcaaaattatttatgattacAGTTTTGTTTATACATCTTGATTCCAAACAAACATGTCTAAATAATTGTCTAGTATTTTTAAGTGTCTGGTTTGAAAAGTACAAAACACACATTACAATAAGAATAGAGTATGTATATATAAGATTATCtagttttgttataataaaaaacccTCTTTGAGGATCTTTACAAAATTTAGATTGTCTAAATTGGTTTTACACCTATGAGGATCTCAAAAAAATactatgtatatataattttgataagtttaataataataataatgataatattttatttaatatatcatttttaaattaatagttGATGATAGAAATTAACacaacaaattattatatttatacatcaatttattttatttttttcatttaatattattaaaatattattaaatataatttataagctttattattattattattattattattattatgaaaaaattactattacttatttttcaaataattaataaaaatattttataaatataaatattataacaataacAACGATTGTTATATTATGGATAAACAAAGTAGATACTTTTTCATCTTATGATCATCATAAAGGAAATCTTTGCATTAAGCAAGCATGAATATACAAGTAATATTACATGTTTTAAATTGGATATGGGAGGGGTGTGTATTTACACACATATCACTTTCCTATTCTCATTATTcgaatctttctttttttatatacaacTTTTTTTGCTCTAAATTGATTTATCCATTCGATATTTCTCAAATTCAGTCAAATATccgaattatttttttataattataactttaattacattttttttatgattttattcaaACGatagattatattttaaaaaacatatataccTCCATTTTATCTtactaaattttgaaagttattaatttattaggtAAATTattaatctctttttttttcatttgaaaaatctttttttctacataaattttcattttccctTTCAACTATTCAACTCGTCTCactaaatttattcaaatttccaagatacttttcattttaaatattttaaaacataataagtgttatatttattataaaattttaaccatgtgtattaattatataattttttactataaatttatttttataaaaatcatttaattaatatttaaaatattgtaatatatgAAACATTAGTGTAGTAAAACCTTTTTATATacaggttaaaaaaaattgtatatcgATGCTAGAATCAATTTAAAAAGTCTAGAATCGGTATAGAAAGTCAAAATTTTATATCAGTTCTAGATCTCATAAGAAACTTCACatggaaaaggaaaattttgaaatccctCCGTTATGAAAATCAAACTTCGAAGAGACTTTTGTCATTCATCCTCAACCTTTCAACTTGTCCTACGATTGTGTACAAAATTTTTCACATGTCATTTATAGCCTCTTGTTCGAACTCCCGTTACCGATATTGTCACTTGAACCATACTAGCTTCTGATTCCATTCATTATAAACTGAGGTAAGCCAAACCCAAATCAATCAGTTTCTTACTCtacaaaaaccctagaaaaataTTGTTAGTTCACccgaaaagaaaaaacaactaATCGAAACGCCATAGCATCGAGTTGAAGCTAGGACTGGAAAGCTACCTCTACGATCTCTCACACTCCTCTCGAACATCTTATTTTGTTCCACCTTGGGAACATTCTCTCTCCTTCTATGCTACTTTTCATTCTCCTCTACGACCTCTTCCTCAACACCTTATCCTTCAATCCCTCTTTCCGCTTCACCATCGTCATCGACCTCCTTGTCGTATACGAGCGTGACTTGCCTACATCTCTTACTCTCATTATCTTCTCAATTACAAATACCTTATTGTCTCTTAGATCTAATTCCTTATTCAGATCTAATTCTTATTTAGATCAAGGGATCGAAGTGCTTCATCCATATGGGAGAGCGAAGGAGTGAAGCAAAGgttgagagaagaaaagaaaaaaaaaagggtatgACATGGTTGAGAAAGAAGAGACTaatgaagaagaacaagaaaaataaagttgCTAGTTGAAGAAGATTTAATAATGACCCAGTTGTATGTGTAGAGTGCAACCCACactacaaatgaaaaaaaatagataaaaattataCCAATTATAACGAACAACAGTATAAAAAGTGTttcattttaggtttaatcatgtAGAACATCCCTATTTCTGCAGGGttttctcaattaggtcctcATATTAAATCTCTCAATTAGGTCCTTGAATGTGTAAAATTGTATCAATTTCGGGCTTGCCGTTATCTTGggtggacggcgttaaaaaatgTTGTGCGTGGCAGGGTGACATTAGAAAGTTTTACTGACGTGGCAGATTATGGTGATCTGAGttggatttgttttatttagaaATTCAACTTTATTGAggtaaaataattcaaaacgcaacgtttaaataaaatacaattaataatttaaaatgcaaTGTTTTAATTGAGTGAGAACTGATTAGAAGAAtgggaattttatttttattcttcactTTGTGCGAAATTGAGGATTTTTGGGAGAATAGGGTTTTATCGAGGCAAAAAATTGTTGAGTGGGTGCGAAATTTGGTAAACGTGGTGAGAAAGTAGGCTTGGTGTGAAGATTATGGAGTGATTTATCGGTGCGAAATCGGTGAAATCAGGAAGCTCTTGGCGGTGAATCACGTGGAAGGCATTGGCGAAAGTGTTCGAGGTGAATCACGTGTTCAGGTTAGTAAAGACGATTTTCATTGAATTGTTTGATGATGTTGTCCTTTTATGGTTGTCCAACAATGTTGCATGGTCTATCCTGTTTCGTTTTTAAGTGCAATGTGGTCCCCCAATATTAAAGTGTTGTTGGAATGTCTTTTTCAGTGGGTTGTGGTTTGCATATATTCTTACTAAATGTTGTTGTCGTCccttttttattactttataggttaattataagttttttttgtaCGTCATGGAGGAAAATTTCCAAGTTGTTATCCACCACAGTGGAAAGTTCATAAAAGAAGGGAAACTTAACTATGAGGGGGAGAGTACAACTTTGTCGTTTGACCCAGACATGTGGAACTATTTCCTTGTAGTGAGTGTGGTGAAAGGGCTAGGTTATGATGGGTTTAAGGAGTTGTGGTACTGCGTAGGTGGTGGTTCTGTGTTAGAGAATAGGTTGGAGCCTTTGTTGGATGACATAGGAGCCATGCACATGATTACCTTAGCTAGGCTTAATGGTGAGGTGCATCTTTTTGTTGTTCACACAGTTTCTGAACCTGAGGTGATACATATGTTCGAATATGTTTCTCAGAATACAGCTAAAGTAGAAACTGTTCAGGCTGAATGTGAACAGGATACTGGGGGTGAATGTCAACAGGATGGTGAAACACAATGTAAGGTGCCTGCCAATGAAGGTGAGAGAGTTCAATGTGATGGTATGAGTGAAACTGTTATTGTTTCAGAAGAAAGATGTGAGGGTCATCATGTTGTTGAAGGTGAAATTGAGTGTGAAGGGGATGTTAATGAGGATGTCAATGATGATGTTAATGATGATTTTAATGATGATGCTGGTGATGTTCGTAGTTGGAGTTCTAGTGGTGAGGATGTTAATCATGATGATGGCAATGATTGTATGGAAGGTCTGGTTGATGTACATGTTGACTTTGATATAGAAGAGGAGGTAGGAGATGGAGTTGGTAATGTTCAAGTTGATGTGCAATCTGATGGAGCATCATGGATTCAGATGTCTGATagtgatgttgatgatggaataAATAGTGATGATGATAGAGGTTTGTCTGATGATGAATGGGAATCCGAGGAATTAGACAGTGGAGCAGAAAGTGATGGTAAAGATGATGAAGACGAGGGTTATGGGAAGTTTAAAACATTCTCTATGCCTAAGACAATGCTAGATCATAAATGGGATCTGGGTACTTATTTTGCTGACAAGCAAGACTTTGTGGATGCCATAAAAACGTATGCAGTACAAAATGgcagaaatattaaatatgttaagaATGATAAGAAGAGAATTAGACTCAAATGTATGGGTGGTAAAGGAGAATGCCCCTGTTTAAACATGGGAATCAGAAATGAGAAATATAAAACAACTCAATGATGAGGCTTTCAAATACTTGTTAAAAATTCCTTCCAGGTTTGTATTTATACttgttttcattaatatttgaaCATAGATATCTGACTTGGAGACCTTATAGGGCAGACTTAAATGTTCATTATACTTATCCAATGTAGATACTGGTCACGTTTAAGATTTAGCAGCACACCTCAATGTGATACTTTGGTCAACAACATGTCCGAGGCTTTTAATAGTGTTTTGGTGCATACAAGGTCTAAGCCAATCATAAGCATGTTGGAGGAGATCCGCCTTTACTTGATGAAGAGATGGGCAACTAACAGGAGTAAAATACAATCATTGTCTGGGGACATTTGTCCTAAAATCAAGACTAGGCTAAACAAGGAGTCTCAGTTAACTAAACATTGGATTCTGTGGTAAcctttattcatttttctttatgatTTGTGTTAGTATGTGTTAGGTTGTCGAGTTAGAGACCTAATCGTTTGGTATTATCAACCTTATACCATTCGGCCCTAAACAAGGTCCAAAACCTGTTTTCAAAACATAAGAAATGGCTACCGTTCGGTATTATCAACcttataccgttcggtcctCAACAAGGTCCAAAACATGTTTACAAAACATAAGAAATGGCTACCGTTCGGTATTATCAACCTTATACCGTTCGACCCTTCACTCCATCCCCCCTGCACCCACCGAACGGTATTAGTATAGACATCGTTTGGTGCTTCACTCCTTCCTCCCTTGCAGCTACCGTTCGGTCTATACTAACAGTATGTTaagtttttattcattattaatttccTTCTTTATACTTTAGAGTTGGTCAGGAAACAAGCTTTTTGAAGTTCGCCGTGTGTCCCAAGCTGGTGACAAGTTTGTAGTGAATTTAGATCAAAAATTGTGCACATGCAGGAAGTGGGCTATCACTGGCGTACCATGTTGCCACTCATTGGCAGTTATGAAATTCCTAAATCTAGATGTAGAGGACTTCATACCATGTTGCTTTAGGAAGTCAACATATGAAGAAATATACTCTTCAACTGTATATCCAATAAATGGTTACAAGATGTGGGAGATTACCACACATGTTGATGTCCTCCCTCCACCAAAAAGAATATTGCCTGAGAGACCAAAGAAGAAGCGAAAGTTGGAGCAATGGGAGTTGGTCAAGGACGACAAAAGAATGAGGAAGGGTGGTATAAAGAAAAGATGTGGCATTTGTAAGCAACTGGGCCACAACAGAACTTCTTGCACCAAATCAACCCAGACACCTGATGTGAACTCTCACCAAACACAAGAAACTAACCCATCAACTCAACCAATGATGCCATCATCAAATCAAGATGAAGTTGTAGGTCAAGGGGATATATGATCAATTGTAATGTATACACAATGTCAGCATTTGAACAATTGTATAAGTCTTGTGTTAGTGATGTTTAGACTTTGTTAATCTTTAGACAATGTCAGTGTTGTTTTATCACTACTTATTGTATCCTCTAAACAAGTGGAAACTACTTTTTGTGCCATCATTTTATTCTATCAGTTGTTATTGACTATCTGCAGTTTATGGCAATGACTATTTATGTGTTAGTTCATATTAACCATTTATGAATAGCTTATGATTATGTACAGCTTATTACAATGATTTATGTACAGCTTATCTTTCTAAAGTATGATAAATGACAAAAGCGTTGTCAGTTCACTTTGTTAAGTTAAGCAATCTATCTAAAGCCAAGTCAACATATCATATTCTTACTCAATCACAAATCTCTTTAGTCATATCAGATTCCACACCATATAAAACCAAGATACACACCTCTCTATAGTGATATCAGATTCCATAACCAGAATTCAATTTCTTACTCAAACACATCAAACAACtctcattttcattaaaatggAACAAAGGTACATCAGACGTACAAGACATCATCTCATTCTCATCATCATTGAAACTAAAACTGTGTTTATTACACataaaacacaaaccaaaattaTCAACACCTTCATCCACTTTTCAACAATGAAGACACAATTCTGTAACTTGACTAAAAATTTCCTATTACTATCCATTTCTTCACTGTTCAGAAAACTGTGTTTGTTTCCTTCATTTAGACTTGAAGCAGGTCCCTATTTCGTGTTCCGAAACATCAACGCACCATTTGAAGTAATTGCAACCACCGTCTTCAGTACCACTCTGTAAACGCACAAACGTATTCTCAAAAACAGTTTCACATAACAAATAGCTGAAATCAATCATACCTTATACTTCGAGCATCCCGAAAATTTCTTCCCACGACTCTTCATAGTTTTAGCAGTTCTCAACACACATCTCTCTCCACAGTGCCAAATCGATGAACACACATTCACATTCTCCTTCCGCCATACATTGCAGGTCGACGAACAACAAGAATGGTCCTTCGACATCGTCTTCGAACAAGTTCGCGTTCAGCACCCACCTGCGTCGCCCAAAAACACCCTCCAACAACAACCTCCAAAAGCTCCAACAATACCAACCTCGCTCTCCTCAGGCAAACATTTATATTACGATTCCAGTCTTccaatttagggttttattcAAATCCCATTTAATTTCCCAAATTTCACCAAATAATGTTGCATTCTTCATTTAAGTAAACGTTgcgttttaaattattaattgtattttatttaaacgttgtgttttaaatcattttacctcaataaaatttaatttctaaataaaacaaatccaaCTTAGATCACCATAATCTGTCACGTCAGTAAAAGCTTCTAATGTCACCTTGTCACGCACAAtattttttaacgccgtccaccCAAGATAATGGCAAGCCCTAAATTGATACAATTTTACACATTCAAATACCTAATTGAGAGATTTTATAATATGAGAACCTAATTGAGAaactctgaaaaaaaaaaataagaatgttttatatgattaaacctttattttattatcattttgtcATAGCATCCACTTTCTTATCTTCTTGTTTGTTTCATAGTGTTCTGAATATTTTAGCTCCATAGGAGAAATCAAACACTtacattaaaaattgtttttccaaCAAACATGTATTATTAATTCATAAATCTTTTTTATAGAATCCCAAACTAAGGCTGATCCATATTTAGATGTGTAAGCACAAATTATTAATACATGATTTTAGCCTTTGTGAAACACTTTTCCTATTTGCATTAAAATACATGAATCGTTATTCTTTTATCCATTATATTACATCATATATTACAAGATGCTCGATAGCTGTATAACGAAGATCAAAATTCACCATTATTAGTGGCACATAAGTgtttgtaatatattaaaatgtaatacttaacttatatatagttttaaacaaaacaaaaagaataattcACAATATCAACATATTACACTCAGAAATTTAGTGTAAATGTCTCATGTAACTACGCTCGAGTGATTATAATGTAACTTAAAATTCCACACCCATCATTGgaacctttttctctttcttccggAAAAAATCAGCGTCTCCCTTATGTAATTGTATGTTGTAACCCTATTACGTGAACAATGATCGGATAAGAGGATCCAAATATAATCATTGCACCATTGTAATAATGAGACACtttttcatttgcatttcttacagaatttttttcttacaaaaaatgaacTGTTTTCTTCAGTGGAGCTTGATCTTCCCGCGGGAAAAAGGTTCAGCATGTAATTCTCAACATCTTCAGGGGTAAATATGACATGGTCTCTCATTTCCCTCACCGATCCCACTGAATTACGGAGCGTTTCATACATCTCGCGGTACATAGGGCTTATTTTTCTCGCGAGTGACGCCTTCGTCTCTTCACGAAATTCCTGCTCCGGAATGTTAAACGCGTTCTCTTTCCGGTAAGCTTTCTCGAATTCTAAATTGAAATTCCCGAACATAACCCTCGCTTCCGCCGGCGACATTTCCGCCGCTGTATTTTCCGGCAAAGACGAAAGCACTTTGCCCCATGCTACTCTCTCGTAGTTTGCCATCAACTTCTTCACCTTTGCCTCATGATTCAAAACCCAGTCGTCGCCGACAACGTAAATCAAGTTCGAGGTTCGGACCTTGGCTACCACGTGCCGGAGATTGTTTGTGAGAAACAGGTAAGATAACGAAACCTCCTTGCAATGCCTCGACTTGCCGTCGATCTTGCAAAGAAGGACTAGAATCAGCCTCGCCATCTGCA from the Vigna angularis cultivar LongXiaoDou No.4 chromosome 3, ASM1680809v1, whole genome shotgun sequence genome contains:
- the LOC108324668 gene encoding uncharacterized protein LOC108324668; the protein is MEENFQVVIHHSGKFIKEGKLNYEGESTTLSFDPDMWNYFLVVSVVKGLGYDGFKELWYCVGGGSVLENRLEPLLDDIGAMHMITLARLNGEVHLFVVHTVSEPEVIHMFEYVSQNTAKVETVQAECEQDTGGECQQDGETQCKVPANEGERVQCDGMSETVIVSEERCEGHHVVEGEIECEGDVNEDVNDDVNDDFNDDAGDVRSWSSSGEDVNHDDGNDCMEGLVDVHVDFDIEEEVGDGVGNVQVDVQSDGASWIQMSDSDVDDGINSDDDRGLSDDEWESEELDSGAESDGKDDEDEGYGKFKTFSMPKTMLDHKWDLGTYFADKQDFVDAIKTYWSRLRFSSTPQCDTLVNNMSEAFNSVLVHTRSKPIISMLEEIRLYLMKRWATNRSKIQSLSGDICPKIKTRLNKESQLTKHWILWKWAITGVPCCHSLAVMKFLNLDVEDFIPCCFRKSTYEEIYSSTVYPINGYKMWEITTHVDVLPPPKRILPERPKKKRKLEQWELVKDDKRMRKGGIKKRCGICKQLGHNRTSCTKSTQTPDVNSHQTQETNPSTQPMMPSSNQDEVVGQGDI